From Salinirubellus salinus, the proteins below share one genomic window:
- a CDS encoding DNA-directed RNA polymerase subunit A', with protein MAGQSPKDIGSLSFGLMDPEEYRDMSATKVITADTYDDDGFPIDMGLMDPRLGVIDPGLECKTCGKHSGSCNGHFGHIELAAPVIHVGHAKLIRRLLRGTCRECSRLCLTEDERAEFRSRLDRTRQLGEDVNDVTKAAIRQARKKKRCPECGEKQYDINHEKPTTYYEVQEVLAADYSEMIAAAMQGKPVGDEDEEDAEDREPVTPDELSEATGIELSRINEIMGGEFRPAKEDRESLEKALGIDLTEEDMNKLMPSDIRDWFEDIPDEDIRVLGISAEKSRPEWMILTVLPVPPVTARPSITLDNGQRSEDDLTHKLVDIIRINQRFMENREAGAPQLIIEDLWELLQYHVTTFMDNEISGTPPARHRSGRPLKTLSQRLKGKEGRFRGSLSGKRVNFSARTVISPDPTLSLNEVGVPDRVATEMTQTMNVNERNLDDARRYVRQGPETHPGANYVRRPDGRRLKVTEKNCEELSEKVEPGWEVARHLIDGDIVIFNRQPSLHRMSIMAHEVVVMPYKTFRLNTVVCPPYNADFDGDEMNMHALQNEEARAEARVLMRVQEQILSPRFGENIIGAIQDHISGTYLLTHENPQFNETQALDLLRATSIDELPAADGVDEETGQEYWTGHTLFSELLPDALNLEFVAECGDTVVIQDGQLIEGTIDEGGVGAFGGEIVDTICKTHSNTRARQFVNEVATLAMRSIMHFGFSLAIDDESIDADGEEQIEQAIEEAYERVQNLIDSYQQGDLESLPGRTIDETLEMKIMQTLGKARDSAGDIAGDRFADDNPAVVMAKSGARGSMLNLTQMAGCVGQQAVRGERINRGYEDRTLSHYEPNDLSADAHGFVESSYRKGLSPREFFFHAMGGREGLVDTAVRTSKSGYLQRRLINALSELETQYDGTVRDTSDTVVQFEFGEDGTSPVRVASNEEFDIDVEGITQRVLDEAFDSDVEREQFLGRKEPDTNLSEHMDSWKTAASTEVESDD; from the coding sequence ATGGCAGGACAATCACCCAAGGACATCGGGTCGCTCAGTTTCGGGCTGATGGACCCCGAGGAGTACCGCGACATGTCGGCCACGAAGGTCATCACGGCCGACACCTACGACGACGACGGGTTCCCCATCGACATGGGGCTGATGGACCCGCGGCTGGGGGTCATCGACCCCGGGCTGGAGTGCAAGACCTGCGGCAAGCACAGCGGGTCGTGTAACGGACACTTCGGTCACATCGAACTCGCGGCGCCGGTCATCCACGTCGGCCACGCGAAGCTCATCCGGCGACTCCTGCGCGGGACGTGCCGCGAGTGCTCGCGGCTCTGTCTCACCGAGGACGAGCGCGCGGAGTTCCGCTCGCGGCTCGACCGGACCCGCCAGCTCGGCGAGGACGTCAACGACGTGACGAAGGCGGCCATCCGGCAGGCGCGCAAGAAGAAGCGCTGTCCGGAGTGTGGCGAGAAGCAGTACGACATCAACCACGAGAAGCCGACGACGTACTACGAGGTCCAGGAGGTGCTGGCGGCGGACTACTCCGAGATGATCGCGGCGGCGATGCAGGGCAAGCCCGTCGGCGACGAGGACGAGGAGGACGCCGAGGACCGCGAGCCCGTCACGCCGGACGAACTCTCCGAGGCCACCGGCATCGAACTCTCGCGCATCAACGAGATCATGGGCGGGGAGTTCCGCCCGGCCAAGGAGGACCGCGAGTCCCTGGAGAAGGCACTCGGCATCGACCTCACCGAGGAGGACATGAACAAACTGATGCCGAGCGACATCCGCGACTGGTTCGAGGACATCCCGGACGAGGACATCCGGGTGCTGGGCATCAGCGCCGAGAAGTCCCGACCGGAGTGGATGATCCTGACCGTCCTGCCGGTCCCGCCGGTGACGGCCCGGCCGTCCATCACGCTGGACAACGGCCAGCGCTCCGAGGACGACCTGACCCACAAGCTCGTGGACATCATCCGCATCAACCAGCGGTTCATGGAGAACCGCGAGGCGGGTGCCCCGCAGCTCATCATCGAGGACCTCTGGGAACTGCTGCAGTACCACGTCACCACGTTCATGGACAACGAGATATCGGGGACGCCGCCGGCCCGCCACCGTTCGGGCCGACCCCTGAAGACGCTCTCCCAGCGCCTGAAGGGCAAGGAGGGGCGCTTCCGTGGCTCGCTGTCCGGTAAGCGCGTGAACTTCTCCGCGCGTACCGTCATCTCCCCGGACCCGACGCTCTCGCTGAACGAGGTCGGGGTCCCGGACCGCGTGGCGACGGAGATGACCCAGACGATGAACGTCAACGAGCGGAACCTCGACGACGCGCGCCGGTACGTCCGGCAGGGGCCGGAGACCCATCCCGGCGCGAACTACGTCCGACGTCCGGACGGCCGACGCCTGAAGGTGACCGAGAAGAACTGCGAGGAGCTCTCGGAGAAGGTCGAACCCGGCTGGGAGGTGGCGCGCCACCTCATCGACGGCGACATCGTCATCTTCAACCGACAGCCGTCGCTCCACCGGATGTCCATCATGGCCCACGAGGTCGTGGTGATGCCGTACAAGACGTTCCGGCTGAACACCGTCGTCTGTCCCCCGTACAACGCCGACTTCGACGGGGACGAGATGAACATGCACGCGCTCCAGAACGAGGAGGCGCGTGCCGAGGCCCGCGTCCTGATGCGGGTCCAGGAGCAGATCCTCAGTCCCCGCTTCGGTGAGAACATCATCGGCGCCATCCAGGACCACATCTCGGGGACCTACCTGCTGACCCACGAGAACCCGCAGTTCAACGAGACGCAGGCACTCGACCTGCTCCGGGCGACGAGCATCGACGAACTGCCCGCGGCCGACGGCGTCGACGAGGAGACCGGCCAGGAGTACTGGACCGGTCACACGCTGTTCTCGGAGCTGCTGCCCGACGCGCTGAACCTCGAGTTCGTCGCGGAGTGTGGCGACACGGTCGTCATCCAGGACGGCCAGCTGATCGAGGGGACCATCGACGAGGGTGGCGTCGGCGCGTTCGGCGGCGAGATCGTCGACACCATCTGCAAGACGCACTCGAACACGCGGGCCCGCCAGTTCGTCAACGAGGTTGCGACGCTCGCGATGCGCTCGATCATGCACTTCGGCTTCTCGCTCGCCATCGACGACGAGTCCATCGACGCCGACGGCGAGGAGCAGATCGAGCAGGCCATCGAGGAGGCCTACGAGCGCGTGCAGAACCTCATCGACTCCTACCAGCAGGGCGACCTGGAGTCCCTGCCCGGCCGGACCATCGACGAGACGCTCGAGATGAAGATCATGCAGACGCTCGGGAAGGCCCGCGACTCGGCGGGTGACATCGCCGGCGACCGGTTCGCGGACGACAACCCCGCGGTCGTGATGGCCAAGTCCGGCGCGCGTGGGTCGATGCTGAACCTCACGCAGATGGCCGGCTGTGTCGGCCAGCAGGCGGTCCGGGGCGAGCGCATCAACCGTGGCTACGAGGACCGCACCCTGAGCCACTACGAGCCGAACGACCTGAGCGCCGACGCCCACGGGTTCGTGGAGTCCTCCTACCGCAAGGGGCTCTCCCCGCGTGAGTTCTTCTTCCACGCGATGGGTGGCCGCGAGGGGCTGGTCGACACCGCGGTCCGGACCTCGAAGTCCGGCTACCTGCAGCGTCGGCTCATCAACGCCCTGTCGGAACTGGAGACGCAGTACGACGGCACCGTCCGGGACACCTCGGACACCGTCGTCCAGTTCGAGTTCGGCGAGGACGGCACCTCGCCGGTGCGTGTCGCCTCCAACGAGGAGTTCGACATCGACGTGGAGGGCATCACCCAGCGCGTCCTCGACGAGGCGTTCGACAGCGACGTCGAGCGCGAGCAGTTCCTCGGTCGCAAGGAGCCCGACACGAACCTCTCGGAGCACATGGACAGCTGGAAGACCGCCGCGAGCACGGAGGTGGAGTCCGATGACTGA
- the rpoA2 gene encoding DNA-directed RNA polymerase subunit A'', translated as MTEVRDIVENTDLPRRLKERVYDAITATDATEAQAKDIAQAVESQYLDTRVDPLDPVGTVSAQSIGEPGTQMTMNTFHYAGVAEIDVTQGLPRLIELVDARKTPDTPMMTVHLEGEYATDRERAHEVVWALEATKILQLGDVSTNVADMLVRIDLNEETLRERWPTVETLDEVSEEIAETIESKLKVETVRPETTVIEFGPEQPSYRELLQLVEELRDVVFKGIEEVSRVVIRKEELDDGSEEFILYTEGSAFGDALEIEGVDASRTTCNNIHEVYRQLGVEAAREAIIEETMNTLEEQGLDDVNVRHLMLVADIMTNRGEIESIGRHGISGNKESVLARAAFEVTVNHLLDAAIHGEVDDLDGVTENVIVGKPIRLGTGDVDLRMGTADRDEAPSDD; from the coding sequence ATGACTGAGGTCCGGGACATCGTCGAGAACACGGACTTGCCCCGGCGGCTGAAAGAGCGCGTCTACGACGCCATCACCGCGACGGACGCGACCGAGGCGCAGGCGAAGGACATCGCGCAGGCCGTCGAGAGCCAGTACCTCGACACGCGCGTGGACCCGCTGGACCCGGTCGGCACGGTGTCGGCCCAGTCCATCGGTGAGCCGGGGACGCAGATGACGATGAACACGTTCCACTACGCGGGCGTCGCGGAGATCGACGTCACGCAGGGGCTCCCCCGGCTCATCGAGCTGGTCGACGCCCGCAAGACCCCGGACACGCCGATGATGACGGTCCACCTCGAGGGCGAGTACGCGACCGACCGCGAGCGTGCCCACGAGGTCGTCTGGGCGCTGGAGGCGACGAAGATCCTCCAGCTCGGCGACGTCTCCACGAACGTGGCGGACATGCTCGTCCGCATCGACCTGAACGAGGAGACGCTGCGCGAGCGGTGGCCGACCGTCGAGACCCTCGACGAGGTGAGCGAGGAGATCGCCGAGACCATCGAGTCGAAGCTCAAGGTCGAGACGGTCCGCCCGGAGACGACGGTCATCGAGTTCGGTCCGGAACAGCCCTCGTACCGCGAACTCCTCCAGCTCGTGGAGGAGCTCCGGGACGTCGTGTTCAAGGGTATCGAGGAGGTCTCGCGCGTCGTCATCCGCAAGGAGGAGCTCGACGACGGCAGCGAGGAGTTCATCCTCTACACGGAGGGGTCGGCGTTCGGTGACGCCCTCGAGATCGAGGGCGTGGACGCCTCGCGGACGACGTGTAACAACATCCACGAGGTGTACCGCCAGCTCGGTGTGGAGGCCGCCCGCGAGGCCATCATCGAGGAGACGATGAACACGCTGGAGGAGCAGGGGCTGGACGACGTGAACGTCCGGCACCTGATGCTCGTCGCGGACATCATGACGAACCGCGGCGAGATCGAGTCCATCGGCCGGCACGGCATCTCCGGCAACAAGGAGTCGGTGCTGGCGCGGGCGGCGTTCGAGGTCACCGTCAACCACCTGCTCGACGCGGCCATCCACGGCGAGGTGGACGACCTCGACGGCGTCACGGAGAACGTCATCGTCGGCAAGCCCATCCGGCTGGGGACCGGTGACGTGGACCTCCGGATGGGGACCGCCGATCGGGACGAAGCCCCCAGCGACGACTAG
- a CDS encoding NusA-like transcription termination signal-binding factor produces MRVTLSDEARQLIALFEDETDVAARDCLVDEAFDRLVFVVPAGEMGKAIGPGGRVVRRVEQRVGRSVELVEDADTAADFVANALSPAAVYNVTVSENDSTVAYAEVASEDRGVAIGSDGKTIHRARELAKRHFDVDDVQLT; encoded by the coding sequence ATGCGGGTCACCCTCTCGGACGAGGCGCGCCAGCTCATCGCCCTGTTCGAGGACGAGACGGACGTAGCGGCACGGGACTGTCTGGTCGACGAGGCGTTCGACCGGCTGGTGTTCGTCGTCCCCGCGGGCGAGATGGGGAAGGCCATCGGCCCCGGTGGGCGTGTCGTCAGACGGGTCGAACAGCGGGTCGGCCGCTCGGTCGAACTCGTCGAGGACGCCGACACCGCGGCCGACTTCGTCGCGAACGCGCTCTCGCCCGCGGCCGTCTACAACGTCACCGTCAGCGAGAACGACTCCACCGTGGCGTACGCCGAGGTGGCGAGCGAGGACCGTGGGGTCGCCATCGGCTCGGACGGCAAGACCATCCACCGCGCCCGCGAACTGGCCAAGCGCCACTTCGACGTGGACGACGTGCAGCTGACGTAG
- a CDS encoding 30S ribosomal protein S12: MANGKYAARKLKKDRQKHRWSDSKYARRARGLGKKSDPLEGAPQGRGIVLEKVGIEAKQPNSAIRKCVRVQLIKNGKQVTAFCPGDGAISFIDEHDEVTIAGIGGAKGRAMGDLSGVNYKVEKVNGVSMIELVRGNAEKPVR; encoded by the coding sequence ATGGCGAACGGCAAGTACGCCGCGCGGAAACTGAAGAAGGACCGCCAGAAACACCGGTGGTCCGACTCGAAGTACGCGCGACGCGCCCGTGGACTCGGCAAGAAGTCCGACCCCCTCGAGGGCGCCCCGCAGGGTCGGGGCATCGTCCTCGAGAAGGTCGGAATCGAAGCGAAGCAACCCAACTCGGCCATCCGGAAGTGCGTCCGGGTGCAGCTCATCAAGAACGGGAAGCAGGTCACCGCGTTCTGTCCCGGTGACGGTGCCATCTCGTTCATCGACGAGCACGACGAGGTCACCATCGCCGGTATCGGTGGGGCCAAGGGTCGTGCGATGGGCGACCTCTCGGGTGTCAACTACAAGGTCGAGAAGGTGAACGGTGTCTCGATGATCGAACTCGTCCGCGGGAACGCGGAGAAGCCGGTGCGATGA
- a CDS encoding 30S ribosomal protein S7 encodes MSGEEPEVEDPEMEAPEPDAPVDEDEAVERAQLFGVWDVSDIEYSDPSTKRYITVTPVAHTMGRHASKQFKKSEISIVERLVNRLMQTDENTGKKQMAMRIVRDAFDVVHERTEENPVQVLVRAVENSGPREETVRLKYGGISVPKAVDVSPQRRVDQALGFIAKGTYSASHKTTTTAAEALAQQLIGAANYNLQTYAISQKEELERVAAAAR; translated from the coding sequence ATGAGCGGCGAAGAGCCCGAGGTCGAGGATCCGGAGATGGAGGCGCCCGAGCCGGACGCCCCCGTCGACGAGGACGAGGCCGTCGAGCGCGCCCAGCTGTTCGGCGTCTGGGACGTCTCGGACATCGAGTACTCCGACCCGTCGACGAAGCGCTACATCACGGTGACGCCCGTGGCGCACACGATGGGCCGGCACGCCTCGAAGCAGTTCAAGAAGAGCGAGATCTCCATCGTCGAGCGGCTCGTCAACCGGCTGATGCAGACCGACGAGAACACCGGCAAGAAGCAGATGGCGATGCGCATCGTGCGCGACGCGTTCGACGTCGTCCACGAGCGGACCGAGGAGAACCCGGTCCAGGTGCTCGTCCGTGCCGTCGAGAACAGCGGCCCGCGCGAGGAGACCGTCCGCCTGAAGTACGGTGGCATCTCGGTCCCGAAGGCCGTCGACGTCTCGCCCCAGCGCCGCGTCGACCAGGCGCTCGGCTTCATCGCCAAGGGGACCTACTCGGCCTCGCACAAGACGACGACCACCGCCGCCGAGGCGCTCGCCCAGCAGCTCATCGGCGCGGCCAACTACAACCTCCAGACCTACGCCATCTCCCAGAAGGAGGAACTGGAGCGCGTCGCGGCCGCCGCGCGGTAA
- a CDS encoding NAD(P)H-binding protein, producing MSRRVLVTGATGTTGGAVVGELAGDADVEVRAAVRDPTTYDGPATPVRFDFTDPATHDAFDGVDAVYLVRPPALGRVERDVFPAIDAMERAGVERVVLLSVLGAERNPLLPHRRLERRLERSPLSWTFLRAAYFAQNLETTHREELRRGELFVPAGGGRVGVVDARDVAAVAALALRGGHGGRAYDLTGPEALTFGELAATLDAHLDHPVTYAAPGLLRFAGRSLREGTPPAQVAVMAGLYTIARLGLSARTTDTVEAVLGRPPRSFAAYVADRRAVWTRRDREPVTA from the coding sequence GTGAGCCGACGAGTGCTCGTCACGGGCGCGACGGGGACCACCGGGGGCGCCGTCGTCGGCGAACTCGCCGGCGACGCCGACGTCGAGGTCCGGGCCGCCGTCCGCGACCCGACCACCTACGACGGCCCCGCGACACCCGTCCGCTTCGACTTCACCGACCCCGCGACCCACGACGCGTTCGACGGGGTCGACGCGGTCTACCTCGTCCGCCCACCCGCGCTCGGCCGCGTGGAACGCGACGTGTTCCCGGCCATCGACGCGATGGAACGGGCCGGCGTCGAGCGGGTCGTCCTCCTCTCGGTGCTCGGCGCCGAGCGCAACCCGCTCCTCCCGCACCGGCGACTGGAGAGGCGACTCGAACGCTCGCCGCTCTCGTGGACGTTCCTCCGGGCCGCGTACTTCGCGCAGAACCTCGAGACCACCCACCGCGAGGAGCTCCGCCGCGGTGAACTGTTCGTCCCCGCCGGCGGCGGCCGGGTCGGGGTGGTCGACGCGCGTGACGTGGCGGCGGTGGCCGCCCTCGCGCTCCGCGGCGGCCACGGCGGGCGCGCCTACGACCTGACCGGCCCCGAGGCGCTCACGTTCGGCGAGCTGGCCGCCACGCTCGACGCCCACCTCGACCACCCGGTCACGTACGCCGCCCCCGGTCTCCTCCGGTTCGCTGGGCGGTCGCTCCGCGAGGGGACCCCGCCAGCGCAGGTGGCGGTGATGGCTGGGCTCTACACCATCGCTCGGCTGGGACTGTCGGCGCGGACCACCGACACCGTCGAGGCGGTGCTCGGTCGGCCGCCGCGCTCGTTCGCCGCGTACGTCGCCGACCGGCGTGCGGTCTGGACGCGGCGCGACCGCGAGCCGGTCACCGCTTAG
- a CDS encoding NAD(P)-dependent oxidoreductase yields the protein MRITVFGATGRTGVPFVRRALDAGHEVVAHARTPSKLPFSDERLVVVEGDVYTGEGVAEAIAGADAVVSLLGQTGDGPDDLLTVAGDHVTGAMAEHGVTRYVTLVGAGVREAGESPSLSGKVMGTLLRLVAKEVLADAEEHVRRVRATDLEWTVVRAPRLVDGDASGYRAGDIDLGFESVARADVAAFCLDCVEDDLHVREMPKVGPA from the coding sequence ATGAGGATCACCGTCTTCGGGGCGACGGGGCGCACCGGCGTCCCGTTCGTCCGTCGGGCACTCGACGCCGGCCACGAGGTGGTCGCACACGCGCGGACCCCCTCGAAACTCCCGTTCTCCGACGAGCGACTCGTGGTCGTCGAGGGAGACGTCTACACCGGGGAGGGGGTCGCCGAAGCCATCGCGGGGGCCGACGCCGTGGTCAGCCTGCTCGGGCAGACGGGCGACGGCCCGGACGACCTGCTGACCGTCGCGGGCGACCACGTGACCGGGGCGATGGCCGAGCACGGCGTCACCCGCTACGTCACCCTCGTCGGTGCTGGCGTCCGCGAGGCGGGCGAGTCACCCTCCCTCTCCGGGAAGGTGATGGGCACCCTGCTGCGACTCGTCGCGAAGGAGGTGCTCGCCGACGCCGAGGAGCACGTCCGCCGCGTTCGGGCGACCGACCTCGAGTGGACGGTGGTGCGCGCACCGCGACTCGTCGACGGCGACGCGTCGGGCTACCGGGCCGGCGACATCGACCTCGGGTTCGAGTCGGTCGCCCGCGCCGACGTGGCCGCCTTCTGCCTCGACTGCGTCGAGGACGACCTGCACGTTCGCGAGATGCCGAAGGTGGGGCCGGCGTGA
- a CDS encoding winged helix-turn-helix transcriptional regulator — MTEGDSADETTPSCTGATDGGGAEPDRGREAARARRDALSPAERERVERTVVDLLDLLGKAHTMAILKTFAFSEGPLRFSELESRVGVAPNTLTERLKELTAAGLLHREAFDEVPPRVEYEATEKARALFPAFGHFYRWAEEHRLDERTGTTLPTGETAGDGR, encoded by the coding sequence GTGACCGAGGGAGACAGCGCGGACGAGACCACCCCGTCCTGCACGGGGGCGACCGACGGTGGCGGTGCCGAACCAGACCGGGGGCGCGAGGCGGCCCGTGCCCGCCGGGACGCACTCTCGCCGGCGGAGCGCGAGCGCGTCGAGCGGACCGTCGTGGACCTGCTCGACCTGCTCGGGAAGGCGCACACGATGGCGATCCTGAAGACGTTCGCGTTCAGCGAGGGGCCGTTACGCTTCTCGGAACTGGAGTCGCGGGTCGGCGTCGCGCCGAACACGCTGACCGAGCGGCTGAAGGAACTCACGGCGGCCGGGTTGCTCCACCGCGAGGCGTTCGACGAGGTGCCGCCGCGGGTGGAGTACGAGGCGACCGAGAAGGCGCGCGCGCTGTTCCCCGCGTTCGGGCACTTCTACCGCTGGGCCGAGGAGCACCGACTGGACGAGCGGACCGGGACCACGCTCCCCACCGGCGAGACGGCGGGAGACGGACGATGA
- a CDS encoding ATP-binding cassette domain-containing protein, which translates to MTGETDAARRNGRGTEAAIEAVGVELTYADGTRAVDGVDLRVPRGEFFGFLGPNGAGKTTTIKTLATLLSPTAGTVHVNGFDVVREPRKVRQSIGYMAQETSVDPELTAEENLRFACEAYGVPRADRDERIVELLDLVDLADVADKRAEEFSGGMKKRLDAATALVHSPPLVFLDEPTTGLDPKARNRLWAYFREMNDAGTTIFLTTQYLEEADQLCDRLSVIVGGRIVATGSPADLKREVGGEILDIDLEDGEDARERAVEVAESSGLFEASATVESTAEGVTVTSRRARERGTDLLVALRDAGLDVVGFNVRAPTLDDVFLAITGEHLDGEDDGEDADGTADEGAAAAPEVGR; encoded by the coding sequence ATGACGGGCGAGACCGACGCGGCACGACGGAACGGACGAGGGACCGAGGCGGCCATCGAGGCCGTGGGCGTCGAACTCACCTACGCCGACGGCACGCGGGCCGTCGATGGCGTGGACCTCCGGGTCCCACGGGGCGAGTTCTTCGGCTTCCTCGGCCCGAACGGGGCGGGGAAGACGACGACCATCAAGACGCTGGCGACGCTGCTCTCGCCGACGGCCGGGACGGTCCACGTGAACGGCTTCGACGTGGTGCGCGAGCCACGGAAGGTCCGCCAGTCCATCGGCTACATGGCACAGGAGACGAGCGTCGACCCGGAGTTGACTGCCGAGGAGAACCTCCGGTTCGCGTGCGAGGCCTACGGCGTCCCCCGGGCCGACCGCGACGAACGCATCGTCGAGTTGCTGGACCTCGTCGACCTCGCGGACGTGGCGGACAAGCGTGCCGAGGAGTTCTCCGGCGGCATGAAGAAGCGGCTGGACGCGGCGACGGCGCTGGTCCACTCCCCGCCGCTCGTCTTCCTCGACGAGCCGACGACCGGGCTCGACCCGAAGGCGCGCAACCGCCTCTGGGCGTACTTCCGCGAGATGAACGACGCGGGCACCACCATCTTCCTCACGACCCAGTATCTGGAGGAGGCCGACCAGCTGTGCGACCGGCTCTCGGTCATCGTCGGTGGCCGCATCGTCGCCACCGGGTCGCCCGCCGACCTGAAGCGCGAGGTGGGCGGCGAGATACTCGACATCGACCTCGAGGACGGTGAGGACGCCCGCGAGCGGGCGGTCGAGGTGGCCGAGTCCTCGGGGCTGTTCGAGGCGTCGGCGACCGTCGAGTCGACGGCCGAGGGTGTCACCGTCACCTCGCGGCGGGCGCGCGAGCGCGGGACCGACCTGCTCGTGGCGCTCCGCGACGCCGGCCTCGACGTGGTCGGGTTCAACGTCCGGGCGCCCACGCTCGACGACGTGTTCCTCGCCATCACGGGCGAGCACCTCGACGGCGAGGACGACGGTGAGGATGCGGACGGGACGGCGGACGAGGGGGCCGCCGCGGCCCCGGAGGTGGGCCGGTGA
- a CDS encoding ABC transporter permease: MSTPTETADRAAGTVERTSNTFLGDLWVNYKRWNLKAVRNPFVLVVSLVQPVIFLVLFTQVFGGVVEGTLRGPAGGINYETYLAPAIAVQVAIAAAVTSGIGLVNDIENGMFEKVLVSPMNRTAVFLGKTLAEVTRIAAQIGIILVLSVALGAEIATGIPGALGIVAVGVLFSLSFAAFSNSLAVLTRDQESTIIGANLLQFPLLFLSSAFIPLEALPGWIQTFAAVNPVTYAVDAARAIMLDRDVITVLDVPGLEGTAHTVVPAVAILTALALVLGAVAVFLLSRASSSEVQ; the protein is encoded by the coding sequence GTGAGTACGCCCACGGAGACGGCAGACCGGGCGGCCGGGACCGTCGAGCGCACCTCGAACACGTTCCTCGGCGACCTCTGGGTGAACTACAAGCGCTGGAACCTGAAGGCGGTGCGCAACCCGTTCGTCCTCGTCGTCTCGCTGGTCCAGCCCGTCATCTTCCTCGTGCTGTTCACGCAGGTGTTCGGCGGCGTCGTGGAGGGGACGTTGCGGGGGCCGGCGGGTGGCATCAACTACGAGACGTACCTCGCGCCCGCCATCGCCGTGCAGGTGGCCATCGCCGCCGCGGTCACCTCGGGCATCGGCCTCGTCAACGACATCGAGAACGGCATGTTCGAGAAGGTGCTCGTCAGCCCGATGAACCGGACGGCCGTCTTCCTCGGGAAGACGCTGGCCGAGGTGACCCGCATCGCCGCGCAGATCGGCATCATCCTCGTCCTGAGCGTGGCACTGGGAGCGGAGATAGCGACCGGGATCCCGGGAGCACTCGGCATCGTCGCGGTCGGCGTGCTGTTCTCGCTGTCGTTCGCGGCGTTCTCGAACTCGCTGGCCGTGCTCACGCGCGACCAGGAGTCGACCATCATCGGCGCGAACCTGCTCCAGTTCCCCCTGCTGTTCTTGTCGAGCGCGTTCATCCCGCTCGAGGCGCTGCCGGGCTGGATACAGACGTTCGCGGCGGTGAACCCCGTCACCTACGCGGTCGACGCCGCCCGGGCCATCATGCTCGACCGCGACGTCATCACCGTCCTCGACGTGCCGGGACTGGAGGGAACCGCCCACACCGTGGTCCCCGCGGTGGCCATCCTGACGGCGCTGGCGCTGGTGCTGGGTGCCGTCGCGGTGTTCCTGCTCTCGCGGGCGTCCTCCTCGGAGGTCCAGTAG
- a CDS encoding halocyanin domain-containing protein, translating to MNHISRRAVLAAGSTALVGLAGCTGDGADGGGDGDGDGGGGTTPIPGSAYPAIDEWLTETELGGAADNYDGTLVDLTGQDTVTVDVGAEGNGGAFAFGPAAAVVSAGTEVEFSWTGEGNPHNVEALPEEQLGESDYEFSSGEPEGGSGVKYTRTLDEPGIVLYHCEPHFSLGMKGGIAVR from the coding sequence ATGAACCACATCTCACGGCGAGCGGTGCTGGCGGCCGGGAGCACGGCACTCGTCGGGCTGGCGGGGTGTACGGGCGACGGCGCCGACGGGGGTGGCGACGGCGACGGCGACGGAGGGGGCGGCACGACCCCCATCCCCGGGAGCGCGTACCCCGCCATCGACGAGTGGTTGACGGAGACCGAACTGGGCGGGGCCGCAGACAACTACGACGGGACGCTCGTCGACCTGACCGGACAGGACACCGTGACGGTGGACGTGGGTGCGGAGGGGAACGGCGGGGCGTTCGCGTTCGGCCCGGCCGCCGCCGTGGTCTCGGCCGGGACGGAGGTGGAGTTCTCGTGGACCGGTGAGGGGAACCCACACAACGTGGAGGCGCTCCCCGAGGAGCAGCTCGGCGAGTCGGACTACGAGTTCAGTTCCGGCGAACCCGAGGGTGGGTCGGGGGTCAAGTACACGCGGACGCTCGACGAGCCGGGGATCGTCCTCTACCACTGCGAGCCGCACTTCTCGCTGGGGATGAAGGGCGGCATCGCGGTCCGCTGA